The Ooceraea biroi isolate clonal line C1 chromosome 1, Obir_v5.4, whole genome shotgun sequence genome has a window encoding:
- the LOC105278547 gene encoding beta-1,4-glucuronyltransferase 1 has product MYGERQPGTADYAIRLPPSGEEVCLACQHTSMVQLGCRPWNLSLTSVVILALSNILLTFLLLQSETCTPEAIPREVEPSAVTSDWNLGGLGVKQELPPPDCVTQDYQPMSPDANSLKLDIRLGRWDARRIFRTFDSILVGSHFAELSQTHRVCLATQSSVEKLHSLVQVALHWTGPMSVALYAAGDDEFEVLQRYLVYLTRCYESIRQRVVFSLAVPRTRPPRKQPRVFELPDAVDCAKPEATLNELATRIPSEQTNWRIRNVYPQNHMRNLARKNCQTEYVFLTDVDIVPSFNLTVALDEFLAADKCEKCAYVIPTYELDTRVRFPQNKTELIRLARKGLARPFHQKVFIHNQFATNFTRWLQDATPNHKHHENVRTSKVYVSHDVTNFEFLYEPFYVAKDIAPSHDERFMGYGYTRNTQVYEMYVTGYQFKVLSPVFTVHWGLQTRKSRPAWRERQNSANRKQFETFKKEVFARYMRDPLKMMKNTN; this is encoded by the exons ATGTACGGTGAGCGTCAACCCGGCACGGCCGACTACGCCATCAGGCTGCCGCCAAGCGGGGAGGAAGTCTGTCTCGCGTGCCAGCACACATCAATGGTTCAG CTGGGATGCCGGCCGTGGAATCTCAGTCTGACGAGCGTGGTCATCCTGGCGCTGTCGAACATACTGCTGACGTTCCTGCTGCTGCAATCGGAGACCTGCACGCCGGAGGCGATCCCGCGGGAGGTGGAGCCGAGTGCCGTCACCTCCGACTGGAATCTCGGCGGTCTCGGTGTCAAGCAGGAGCTACCGCCGCCGGATTGCGTCACGCAGGATTACCAGCCGATGTCACCTGACGCTAACAGCCTGAAGCTAGATATCAGGCTCGGCAGGTGGGACGCACGCCGGATATTCCGCACCTTCGACTCGATCCTGGTCGGCAGCCACTTCGCCGAGCTGTCGCAGACTCACCGGGTCTGCTTGGCCACCCAGAGCTCCGTCGAGAAGTTGCACTCGCTGGTGCAAGTTGCCCTGCACTGGACCGGACCGATGTCCGTGGCCCTGTACGCCGCCGGTGATGATGAGTTCGAGGTACTGCAGCGTTACCTAGTGTACCTGACGAGGTGCTACGAGTCGATTCGCCAGCGGGTGGTCTTCTCCCTGGCCGTGCCGAGGACGCGGCCACCCCGAAAGCAGCCGCGCGTCTTCGAGCTGCCGGACGCGGTCGACTGCGCGAAACCGGAAGCTACTCTGAACGAGCTCGCCACCCGTATACCCAGTGAGCAGACCAACTGGCGGATACGCAACGTGTACCCACAGAATCACATGCGCAATCTGGCGCGCAAGAACTGCCAGACCGAGTACGTGTTCCTGACGGACGTCGACATCGTGCCGAGCTTCAACCTGACGGTCGCCCTCGACGAGTTCCTAGCTGCCGACAAGTGCGAAAAGTGTGCCTACGTAATACCCACGTACGAGCTGGACACGCGAGTCAGGTTTCCGCAGAACAAGACCGAGCTGATCAGATTGGCGCGGAAGGGCTTGGCGCGACCGTTCCACCAGAAGGTCTTCATACACAATCAGTTCGCCACGAACTTCACGAG GTGGCTGCAGGACGCGACGCCGAATCACAAGCATCACGAGAACGTGAGGACCAGTAAGGTCTACGTAAGTCACGACGTGACGAATTTCGAATTCCTTTACGAGCCGTTTTACGTGGCGAAGGATATCGCGCCGTCTCACGATGAGAGGTTTATGGGATACGGATATACGAGGAATACCCAG gTTTACGAGATGTACGTGACGGGTTATCAGTTCAAGGTGCTATCACCGGTGTTCACGGTCCACTGGGGACTGCAGACCAGGAAAAGCAGGCCCGCGTGGCGCGAGCGTCAAAACAGTGCCAACAGGAAGCAGTTCGAGACGTTCAAGAAGGAGGTGTTCGCCCGTTACATGCGGGACCCGCTGAAGATGATGAAGAACACCAACTGA